The Paraburkholderia acidisoli genome contains a region encoding:
- a CDS encoding thiazole synthase: MTSSPTPADALTLYGETFASRVLLGTSRYPSLQSLGDSMAAARPGMITVALRRQMNDGSAGAGFFDLLKRHGVPLLPNTAGCLTVDEAVTTAHMAREVFETDWIKLELIGDDYTLQPDPVGLIEAAGRLVKDGFKVLPYCTEDLVIGRRLLDAGCEALMPWGAPIGTGKGVINPYGLRVLRERLPDVPLIVDAGLGLPSHAAQVMEWGFDGVLLNTAVAQATHPEAMARAFALGVEAGRAAYLAGPMAEREAAVASTPVVGMPFWHQDGDQR; the protein is encoded by the coding sequence ATGACCTCATCCCCAACTCCCGCCGACGCGCTCACGCTCTACGGCGAAACCTTCGCGAGCCGCGTGCTGCTCGGCACCTCGCGCTATCCGTCGCTGCAATCGCTCGGCGATTCGATGGCGGCCGCGCGCCCCGGCATGATCACCGTCGCGCTGCGCCGCCAGATGAACGACGGCTCGGCGGGCGCGGGCTTCTTCGATCTGCTCAAGCGCCACGGCGTGCCGCTCTTGCCGAACACGGCGGGCTGCCTGACCGTCGACGAGGCGGTGACCACGGCGCACATGGCGCGCGAAGTGTTCGAAACCGACTGGATCAAGCTCGAACTGATCGGCGACGACTACACGCTGCAACCCGACCCCGTTGGCTTGATCGAGGCGGCCGGCCGGCTCGTGAAAGACGGCTTCAAGGTGCTGCCGTACTGCACCGAAGACCTCGTGATCGGCCGCCGCCTGCTCGACGCGGGCTGCGAAGCGCTGATGCCGTGGGGCGCGCCCATCGGCACCGGCAAGGGCGTGATCAATCCGTACGGCTTGCGCGTGCTGCGCGAGCGGCTGCCCGACGTGCCGCTGATCGTCGACGCGGGTCTCGGCCTGCCGTCGCACGCGGCGCAGGTGATGGAGTGGGGTTTCGACGGCGTGCTGCTCAACACGGCGGTCGCGCAGGCGACGCATCCCGAGGCGATGGCGCGCGCTTTCGCGCTGGGCGTGGAAGCGGGCCGCGCGGCGTATCTGGCCGGGCCGATGGCCGAGCGCGAGGCGGCGGTGGCGAGCACGCCCGTCGTCGGCATGCCGTTCTGGCACCAGGATGGAGATCAACGATGA
- the thiS gene encoding sulfur carrier protein ThiS → MDIQINQKPLTLPEGATVADALTAYGARPPFAVAVNGDFVARGQHGARALKAGDRLDVVSPVAGG, encoded by the coding sequence ATGGACATCCAGATCAACCAGAAGCCGCTCACGCTGCCCGAAGGCGCGACCGTCGCCGACGCGCTCACCGCTTACGGCGCGCGTCCGCCGTTCGCCGTCGCCGTGAACGGCGACTTCGTGGCGCGCGGCCAGCACGGCGCGCGCGCGCTCAAGGCGGGCGACCGGCTCGACGTCGTGAGCCCGGTGGCCGGCGGCTGA
- a CDS encoding FAD-dependent oxidoreductase yields the protein MSRATPQGANGTPDFAVLGGGLSGRLVAWRLAGAGHRVALYERGGPEGGEAAAWVAAAMLAPLAEAAVAEMLITELGVASLESWPRILAELPEPVFFQRNGTLVVWHSADRTEAPLFERRVRANAPRELADAHFMALAGSQLDAAEPALAGRFARGWLLDGEGQLDNRQALAALAAGLAERGVQTHWHTSVDETDLPRARVTIDCRGLGAKPVMPGLRGIRGEVARVHAPGIGLTRPVRLLHPRYPLYLAPKENDVYVIGATEIEGEDRSPVSVRSALELLSAAFAVHPAFGEARILELNSQCRPTLPDHRPALVWDGKSTLRLNGLYRHGFMIAPEVADEAVRVAQALFDARVTDADSFETLRRASRWGEMLHAQGAHEPA from the coding sequence ATGAGCCGCGCCACTCCGCAAGGCGCGAACGGCACGCCCGACTTCGCCGTGCTCGGCGGTGGCCTGAGCGGCCGTCTGGTCGCCTGGCGCCTCGCGGGCGCGGGCCATCGCGTCGCGCTCTACGAGCGCGGCGGTCCCGAGGGCGGCGAAGCGGCCGCGTGGGTCGCGGCCGCGATGCTCGCGCCGCTCGCCGAAGCCGCCGTCGCCGAAATGCTCATCACCGAACTCGGCGTAGCCTCGCTCGAAAGCTGGCCGCGCATTCTGGCCGAGCTGCCCGAACCCGTGTTTTTCCAGCGCAACGGCACGCTCGTGGTCTGGCACAGCGCCGATCGCACCGAAGCGCCGCTGTTCGAGCGCCGCGTGCGCGCCAACGCGCCGCGCGAACTCGCCGATGCCCATTTCATGGCGCTCGCGGGCTCGCAGCTCGACGCCGCCGAACCGGCGCTGGCCGGGCGCTTCGCGCGCGGCTGGCTGCTCGACGGCGAGGGCCAGCTCGACAACCGTCAGGCGCTCGCGGCGCTTGCGGCGGGACTGGCCGAGCGCGGTGTGCAGACGCACTGGCATACGAGCGTCGACGAAACCGATCTGCCGCGTGCGCGCGTGACGATCGACTGCCGCGGGCTGGGCGCGAAGCCGGTCATGCCGGGCCTGCGCGGCATTCGCGGCGAGGTCGCGCGCGTGCACGCGCCGGGCATCGGCCTGACGCGGCCCGTGCGCCTGCTGCACCCGCGCTATCCGCTCTATCTCGCGCCGAAGGAAAACGACGTCTACGTGATCGGCGCGACCGAGATCGAAGGCGAGGACCGTTCGCCCGTGAGCGTGCGCTCCGCGCTCGAACTGCTGAGCGCGGCGTTCGCGGTGCATCCGGCGTTCGGCGAGGCGCGCATCCTCGAGCTCAATTCGCAGTGCCGTCCCACGCTGCCCGACCATCGGCCCGCGCTCGTCTGGGACGGCAAGTCCACGCTGCGCCTGAACGGCCTGTATCGCCACGGTTTCATGATCGCGCCCGAAGTCGCCGACGAAGCCGTGCGGGTCGCGCAGGCGCTGTTCGATGCGCGCGTCACCGACGCCGATTCGTTCGAGACGCTGCGCCGTGCCTCGCGCTGGGGCGAGATGCTGCACGCGCAGGGCGCGCACGAGCCGGCCTGA